The Pseudanabaena sp. ABRG5-3 genome includes the window CCAGCCATATTGTCTATTTTGACTCCTCCATAACTTTGCGGATTTGTCCCACTTTGCAAACACAGCCCCTCTAAAAAGCTGTAAATCCAGCATTTTGTTAAGCTGAGCCCCTGGTAAATCCGTCACTCCCAAATTAACAACTCTTGTTCCATCTGGTTTAAGAAAGAGATAAGTCATCTCTTGACTAGTATCGTCTCCCGTATAGAACAATAACTCTTTCTGTCCATCCCCATCGATATCGAGATCCAATGTTAATCGATGTACCCAATAGCTTGCCACACTGGTTCCATAGGATTTTTCGAGAATGACCTTACCCGTCTTTTCTCCATTGGCAAATAGCGTGTATCTCACAAATTTGCCAGACACCCTATGGCAAGTGTTTGTGGAATCATATTTGGGAATCCAAACGGGGCGAATGAAGTAACTAGAAATAATCAGGTCAGGTTGACCATTATTATCAACATCCTGATTAATCACAATTTCAGATTTTGGCAAATCTAGATTTGGCTGGGCATATCCCAAAGCAGGAAATAAGCCGATAGATGTTAGCCCAATAGTTAATACAAGTCCAAAATTTCTCATCATGTTATTTTTAATTAGCTCATGATATTTGGTTCTTTACTTTCGACGGTGAAACAGAAATACTTGTTGCATCTATAGCTGCCGCCAAGTGTATCAGGACGTAAACCCCAAAAGAGAGTTGCGGTGCTTCGCACCGCAACTCTCTTTTGGGGTTTGATTTTCTCCTAACATGACTGGCGACAGCTATAAGTAGCTAGACGTAATTAAAAAAGACTCTTACAGCAATTTTCGCTCAAACAAACCAGCTATTTATACCAATCAACAAAAATGTGACTACACTTTTGTTGATTGAAAACCAAACCCAGTATGGGTTTTTAAATCAAGAAATGGCGTAGCCATTTCTTGATTTGGTATTATTCCCATGCTTCCAACTCGATCGCTAAACCACGAAATAATGCCAAAATGCGATCGCGCCGCACTTCAAAATTCGCAGCAACCAGAATAAAGCCAATCCCCGCAAAGATACCGAGCGCCCACATCAGGAATGAATATTGAGTGACTAAAATTACGGCTTGGGTGAGAACTAGTAAAATAAAGGTCAGCGTTCCCATAAATAGATAGGCGCGGATACGGAGAGACAGCCCTGCGATGATAAAGACAAAACTTAAGCCCCAAGTCGCAAAGGCAATACTCGGATCATTAAAGGAATATAAAAAGGCGATTAGTCCCATTGCCCCTGTGAGTAAACTTCGCAAGGCATGGCGTAGGGCTTTGCTATTGTGCGATCGCAAGCTCGGTTCCACTTGCGCGAAATATAAACCTGATAAACCAATAACAAGAATATAGCTTAGGAAATTAAGCCTTCCAAAATTAGCAGTTCCCAAGTTTTGGAAGATTGCCCAATCCCATAGGAGGACAGCGAGATAAGATGCGCGAATTTGGTCTTTGACTTTGGCATAGATGGCGTAGAAAATCCCAACAATGACTAGACTAATCGCCGCATTATTGGGAAATAGAGTAAATATCAGAGGTAAAGAGAAAGCGGCATTATGCCAAGGTCGTTCTGCCCAGCCCCATTCTTCCCAAGGCAGCAAATAGAGGATTGCAGCAAATATACAGGCGATCGCCGCCGCATAGGGTTGGATGATGTTCGCAATCAGCCAAGGGTTGGGGAAAGCAAAGAATAGGAAATAGGCGATCGCACCGATGGCGGTAGTGATACCTGTATAAATCCAGAGATCTACTGCCTCTAAATCCCCTTCAACAACGGAGAATTGCTCTGTCCGCCCCTTTATGAGGGGGGATCTTCCTTGTGTAATTGCATAGGCAGCTAAAGTAATCGCTAAACCACCACCGATTAAACCTCCAGTAGTCGAGGGTTTATATAAACTTCCTGACAGCAAGAAGAGAACACTGGCAGTCCAATGTAAATGGGCGGAAATACTGATTTCGCGAACAGAAAGGCGTAAATATGGCACGATCCAATCGGTAAAAATCTGATAGGCATAGGCGATCGCACAGGCAAGCGTTGCTAAAATCACTAAGCCATCACCGAGACTGCCACCTTGGGAACTCGATACCATTTGATAGAAAAGTAATTCATAGGCGGAGAAGGTGGCGACTACCATTGATAGGTAGGTTAGAGCTTTGAATACGGGATTTGATTGGGATGCTCTGCGTCCAATGCCAATACCGATTAGAGAAGTGCTTAGGGAAAATAGTCCAGTTAAGCCACTGAAACTACCGATCCGAAATAGTGAACCCATCGCCCCATAAATTAAGGGAACGATATCCCAACTACGCGGATATTCACCCCTAGTTGTCCCATCGCCTGTGCGCTGCATCCACCAATCGCCTAGTAATTGGGTAATGAAACCAAGGGCTAAATTGGCGATCGCGAGTTCAATGGCGGAACCATTAAAAATGGCGATCGCTCCTGAAGTGAGTAGCTCGATACTCCATGCGATTCCCCATTCTGTCCAAAAAGGCGGATAAGTGACGGATTGCCAGACGCGATAGATTAAGCCGAGAGTTACTAAAATTGTGCTGGGTAGCAGATTGATAAATAATTGCTCATCTCCATTAAAGGCAAAGACATTTATGGCTAAGAAGGATTGCAGAATGAGTAAGCCTGCGGAAAGTATTGCTGACCAAATATCAAAGGCTTGGGCATAGGATTGGTTTAAGGTCAAATTGAGATCGGCGACATGGCGATCGCGACGATATTTGAGCCAATGATTGAGAACATAGAGCAGCAAAACACTGACGATTAATCCTGTGATGCCAAAGGTCAATTGGGCAATCTGACCGTCACCGACCTTAAATCGCCATAGCATTGCCGCAATAAATAGCAAGCCATAGCCAACGGTGTTAAAGGTGGTCAATAGGGATTTACTACGGCGCGTATTTACCAACATCAGGGCAAAGGCGACACCTAAGCCAATTAAGCGCGAACTATCATCTCGCCATGTCAGGAATTGAGCGATCGCTAGTCCTGCAATGCTGAGTTTAATCGCCAAATCGCGATCGGCAAATTCGCGCCAAGTTCCCAAAAATGTGAGGGATAGCGGCACAGATAACCAAGCCACGCTCCAATAACTACTATTAATTAATAATTCACTACTACCAAATCGCCCCAATCTTTGACCTTCAATCAAAGCATTCCACAGCAAAATGTAACTAAGCGCCGCCAAACTCGCGCCAATATGCCAAGCACTATCGCGCCATGCCTCCAAATGAGGATTCTCCCGTCTCTCCCTCTGGGCAAGGGTTTGGGGGTGAGGGCTAGACTCGTCACCAAGAGAAACCGCTTGAAGCTTAAACTTCCCGATCGCTAAAACTACAGTCCATTCCAGCAACATAATCCCTAAGAGAAATCCACTCCAAACAAAGATCGAATTAGTTCCCGTGAATAAATAAATACCTAAGCTAATGGCGATCAAACTCACAATATGAGCGCAATAGACTAAACCACTTAAATCCTTACTAGTAGGCGATCGCTTGGCTTGGATAGCTAAGAGGCTAATTGCTGAAAGCGTTAAATTAGCGCACAGGGTATTCAAATTGAGGAAGCTTACACAAGTGAGAGTTACCCCAAAGCCTAAGGCTAATAACTCACCACGCAGAGCTAAATTAGGCTTTTGGCGATCGCGATAAATTG containing:
- a CDS encoding SH3 domain-containing protein; this encodes MMRNFGLVLTIGLTSIGLFPALGYAQPNLDLPKSEIVINQDVDNNGQPDLIISSYFIRPVWIPKYDSTNTCHRVSGKFVRYTLFANGEKTGKVILEKSYGTSVASYWVHRLTLDLDIDGDGQKELLFYTGDDTSQEMTYLFLKPDGTRVVNLGVTDLPGAQLNKMLDLQLFRGAVFAKWDKSAKLWRSQNRQYGWVLGDCVAIRELPDAQSKIVSMISSNELLSVAQSSRNDDWIQVKFAYNKRGWINAKNFSFTSPTSMIRFVNP